One segment of Nostoc piscinale CENA21 DNA contains the following:
- a CDS encoding DUF6671 family protein, translating to MQIQQLFSNRVGVIATMHHKEKVIAPLLEQELNLKTIVPSNFNTDDFGTFTREIKRPGTQIAAAKLKAKTALKLTGETLAIASEGSFVPHPMVPYIYSNREIVLLLDKENEIEIIGEEFSIETNFNHQTIANLQEAEHFAQKIGFPEHGLVVSWEDKDNNCREIVKGIITAAKLKETITIALNNSVNSQVNLETDMRALYNPTRMNNIEKATLNLLTKIKSLCPQCSAPGFAITEKIAGLPCEMCSLPTSLTLSVIYQCQKCGFKQEKSFPHGKEFADPAQCMYCNP from the coding sequence ATGCAAATTCAGCAATTATTTAGTAACCGAGTGGGTGTAATTGCGACAATGCACCACAAAGAAAAAGTAATTGCTCCCTTATTAGAACAAGAATTAAATCTTAAAACTATTGTGCCATCTAATTTCAATACTGATGATTTTGGCACATTTACTAGAGAAATCAAACGCCCTGGAACTCAAATTGCGGCGGCTAAGTTAAAAGCGAAAACAGCTTTAAAATTAACAGGTGAAACTTTAGCGATCGCCAGTGAAGGTAGTTTTGTCCCTCATCCAATGGTACCTTATATTTATTCTAACCGCGAAATCGTGCTTTTGTTAGATAAAGAAAACGAAATTGAAATTATTGGTGAAGAATTTTCTATAGAAACTAACTTTAATCATCAAACAATTGCAAATCTCCAAGAAGCAGAACATTTTGCTCAAAAAATTGGTTTTCCTGAACATGGTCTGGTTGTCTCTTGGGAAGATAAGGATAATAATTGCCGCGAAATAGTTAAGGGTATTATTACAGCAGCGAAACTCAAAGAAACCATCACAATTGCCTTGAATAATTCTGTTAATAGTCAGGTGAATTTAGAAACAGATATGCGGGCGCTGTATAACCCAACCCGGATGAATAATATTGAAAAAGCCACATTAAATTTACTAACCAAAATTAAAAGCTTATGTCCCCAATGTTCTGCACCCGGTTTTGCAATCACTGAAAAAATCGCCGGGCTTCCATGTGAAATGTGTTCTCTGCCCACTAGTTTGACACTTTCTGTAATTTATCAATGTCAAAAATGTGGGTTTAAACAAGAAAAATCATTTCCTCATGGTAAAGAATTTGCTGACCCAGCCCAATGTATGTACTGTAATCCTTAA
- a CDS encoding DUF4157 domain-containing protein, translating to MYTRVQRNGKSADNSSTKNPFAPRPFKVEETSLQENLNGGEVIQNQELSPKRSNIDSNYLLSRLSVLKPEDAPSLPRPGIQMKLGNGEANESYQLEYQPQSATPRLQMKLTIGQAGDKYEQEADRVAKDVVQRINSTDNQVVQEKEEPTESIGLGENLGYSRKTIEALQKRQELLIPLQRKLSISQPEEETETTLYQPHNTAVQPLIQRVNVGGMAASDEVEAGIQRARSGGQPIADSIREPMEQAFGSDFSGVRVHTDAQADQLNQSIQAKAFTTGQDVFFRQGAYKPGSRGGQELLAHELTHVVQQNGRAVMRSQLLKFMQPTQEKSEIVGNEHKNISNQTGQAFIIQRYLHTGTTWTQDEKKYKDLVQKAEDSKDLYDNAPDLTKDLIRKYLDSKSNWESYDKTNPETLHKETKKTIPNTELLLSIKAIRAWIKKLNNKYNKLEKKAGFTDQHKSFVTPKEAHKNNWQDWVENHIANIPVNPWTDYTTEKTNAIEAAKELDKGDDANKNYTDARNTVNKFAENVKINRSDMTFGSPITPTWTQEPIYGTGESVTVEYIPGYSMPKGSGNSITTPIDWFYGARKHGTESSAQWVRGHLLNDHVGGPAKHYNLAPLDEGLNLEMEFTIEYRLKQVIAEMIEADLKGTPQKYSKIKYVVQLGSPSTRQETAELQTLANDIDTKYDPDETVSSLKFSQKNIITALQLWGRDKNDVKKRLEEIVKLWKMEDQLIRDWAIKLEIEEVGGEKTIIYKYLENIKRKKNDLNVNSESITNNIQDAIPTKTLADSLKNKVYLEASLASLSESAYQFVQQKLYTEPRLPEYEHRVRLIENWVNSADDKQLKEIENALTELQHPDMRRKTKHETSNSFVKARDKFLNLREREQEEVKNNLEERKNGMKRLLEEDNYPIPPNTPDTQFLAEELPEEIEKITKKYKSEKEQEKIEKENKMADIKQEIASFKILIAESIWSEIKNKILDIDFQYTMIIGIIEFAVRMVDHGKLEEAVALIANMKQLNEAEYQKIISIIENQIGESRTMSDKI from the coding sequence ATGTACACCAGAGTTCAAAGAAACGGTAAATCAGCCGATAATTCATCTACAAAAAACCCGTTTGCACCACGTCCATTCAAAGTGGAAGAAACTTCACTGCAAGAGAATTTGAATGGAGGTGAGGTCATCCAAAATCAAGAATTATCACCAAAACGTAGCAATATTGATAGTAATTATTTGTTGTCGCGCTTATCAGTATTAAAACCAGAAGATGCACCATCACTGCCGCGCCCTGGCATCCAAATGAAGTTGGGCAATGGTGAAGCAAACGAAAGTTATCAACTAGAATATCAGCCACAATCTGCTACTCCACGTTTGCAAATGAAGCTGACGATAGGACAAGCGGGGGACAAATACGAGCAAGAAGCGGATCGGGTTGCCAAAGATGTTGTCCAAAGAATCAACTCAACCGACAATCAGGTTGTGCAGGAAAAAGAAGAGCCGACAGAATCAATTGGGCTGGGTGAGAATTTAGGGTATTCAAGAAAGACAATAGAAGCACTACAGAAACGGCAAGAGCTATTGATCCCTCTGCAAAGGAAGTTGAGCATTAGCCAACCAGAGGAAGAAACAGAAACCACATTATACCAACCTCATAACACCGCAGTTCAGCCATTGATACAGCGTGTGAATGTCGGTGGTATGGCAGCATCAGATGAAGTTGAAGCGGGGATACAACGGGCGAGAAGTGGTGGACAACCCATTGCAGACAGCATCAGAGAACCGATGGAACAGGCGTTTGGGTCTGATTTTAGTGGCGTGCGGGTGCATACGGATGCACAGGCTGACCAGTTGAACCAGTCGATTCAGGCGAAGGCGTTTACTACAGGGCAGGATGTGTTCTTTCGGCAAGGAGCGTATAAGCCAGGGAGTCGAGGGGGGCAGGAGTTGTTGGCGCATGAGTTGACGCATGTGGTGCAGCAAAATGGTAGGGCGGTGATGCGATCGCAGTTACTAAAATTTATGCAACCTACCCAGGAAAAATCAGAGATAGTTGGTAATGAACACAAAAACATCTCAAATCAGACAGGTCAGGCGTTCATCATCCAGAGGTATCTCCATACGGGGACAACGTGGACACAAGACGAAAAAAAATATAAAGACTTAGTACAAAAAGCTGAAGATAGCAAAGATTTGTATGATAATGCGCCAGATTTAACAAAGGATTTGATAAGAAAGTACCTAGACAGTAAGAGCAATTGGGAGAGCTATGACAAAACTAATCCAGAAACACTACATAAGGAGACAAAGAAAACTATTCCAAATACGGAACTTTTGTTATCAATAAAAGCAATCCGTGCTTGGATCAAGAAACTTAACAACAAGTATAATAAATTAGAAAAAAAAGCAGGATTTACTGATCAACATAAATCTTTTGTCACTCCCAAGGAAGCTCATAAAAACAATTGGCAGGATTGGGTTGAAAACCATATAGCAAATATCCCTGTTAATCCCTGGACAGATTATACAACAGAAAAGACTAATGCAATAGAAGCAGCTAAGGAATTAGACAAAGGTGATGATGCTAATAAAAATTATACAGATGCTAGGAATACAGTAAATAAATTTGCGGAAAACGTTAAAATCAACCGAAGTGATATGACCTTCGGTTCACCCATCACTCCTACTTGGACTCAAGAGCCTATCTATGGAACAGGTGAGTCGGTTACTGTTGAGTATATACCTGGTTATTCGATGCCAAAAGGAAGTGGTAATTCCATAACAACACCTATTGATTGGTTTTATGGAGCTAGAAAACATGGTACTGAAAGTTCAGCCCAGTGGGTTAGAGGTCACTTACTTAATGATCATGTCGGTGGGCCAGCAAAGCACTACAATCTAGCTCCATTAGATGAAGGCTTAAACTTAGAAATGGAATTTACTATAGAGTATAGACTCAAACAAGTAATAGCAGAAATGATAGAAGCAGACTTAAAAGGAACTCCACAAAAATATAGCAAAATTAAATATGTGGTTCAATTAGGATCACCATCAACTCGCCAGGAAACAGCCGAGTTACAAACATTAGCAAATGATATCGATACGAAATATGATCCAGACGAAACTGTATCAAGTTTAAAGTTTTCCCAGAAAAATATTATAACAGCATTACAGTTGTGGGGTAGAGATAAGAATGACGTTAAAAAGAGATTAGAAGAAATCGTAAAACTATGGAAAATGGAAGATCAACTCATTCGAGACTGGGCAATTAAACTAGAAATTGAGGAAGTGGGTGGAGAAAAAACGATTATCTACAAATACTTAGAAAACATTAAGCGTAAGAAAAATGATTTGAATGTCAACTCAGAATCTATTACTAATAATATTCAAGATGCCATACCGACAAAAACGCTTGCAGATTCCCTAAAAAATAAAGTTTATTTAGAAGCCAGTTTGGCTAGTTTATCGGAATCTGCTTATCAATTTGTCCAGCAAAAATTGTATACCGAACCAAGATTGCCTGAATATGAACATAGAGTAAGATTAATTGAGAATTGGGTAAACAGCGCCGATGATAAGCAACTCAAGGAAATTGAAAATGCACTTACAGAACTTCAACATCCAGATATGCGAAGAAAAACAAAACATGAAACATCTAATAGCTTTGTTAAAGCGAGAGATAAGTTTTTAAATTTACGGGAACGAGAGCAGGAAGAGGTTAAAAATAACTTAGAAGAGAGAAAGAATGGAATGAAGCGTCTTTTAGAAGAAGATAATTATCCCATACCACCAAATACACCAGATACGCAATTTCTGGCAGAAGAATTACCAGAGGAGATTGAAAAAATAACTAAGAAGTACAAATCTGAAAAGGAACAGGAGAAAATTGAAAAAGAGAACAAGATGGCAGATATAAAACAAGAGATAGCAAGTTTCAAAATATTGATAGCAGAGTCAATCTGGTCGGAAATAAAAAATAAAATACTGGATATAGATTTCCAATATACCATGATAATCGGCATAATAGAGTTTGCAGTGAGGATGGTGGATCATGGAAAACTAGAAGAGGCAGTGGCTCTGATTGCAAATATGAAACAATTGAATGAAGCAGAATACCAAAAAATAATCTCAATCATAGAGAACCAGATAGGGGAAAGTCGGACTATGTCAGACAAAATATAG